In one uncultured Devosia sp. genomic region, the following are encoded:
- a CDS encoding L,D-transpeptidase, which translates to MSISVRAPLSRRSVLAGLASVSALALAGCTTTAPAPVVPTGPVRHAVPPEVAMMYAARPEEEYPVPAADISMVDPLYWRQEVENTTGQPAGRVVVDTANYFLYWTMPNGRAMRYGVGLGRAGFEWSGEGHIAYKRKWPVWTPPGEMVDRQPELEMYRHGQPPGLLNALGARALYIHQGNRDTIYRVHGTMDPSTIGKAVSSGCVRLLFQDVMDLYDRVTPGAPILVI; encoded by the coding sequence ATGTCGATATCTGTCCGCGCGCCTCTGTCGCGCCGTTCCGTGCTGGCCGGTCTTGCCAGCGTCAGTGCACTCGCCCTTGCCGGCTGCACCACCACTGCCCCTGCCCCGGTCGTTCCGACCGGCCCGGTGCGTCACGCGGTGCCGCCCGAGGTGGCCATGATGTATGCCGCGCGCCCCGAGGAAGAATATCCGGTCCCTGCCGCCGATATCTCCATGGTCGACCCGCTCTACTGGCGCCAGGAGGTGGAAAACACCACCGGCCAACCGGCAGGCCGAGTCGTGGTCGATACGGCCAATTATTTCCTCTACTGGACCATGCCCAATGGCCGCGCCATGCGCTATGGCGTGGGTCTGGGTCGGGCCGGCTTCGAATGGAGCGGCGAGGGTCACATTGCCTACAAGCGCAAGTGGCCGGTCTGGACCCCGCCCGGCGAAATGGTCGATCGCCAGCCCGAGCTGGAAATGTATCGCCACGGCCAGCCACCGGGCCTGCTCAATGCCCTTGGCGCCCGCGCGCTCTATATCCACCAGGGCAATCGCGACACCATCTATCGCGTGCATGGAACCATGGACCCGTCAACTATCGGCAAGGCTGTGTCGAGCGGCTGCGTCAGGCTGCTGTTCCAGGACGTGATGGACCTCTATGACCGCGTGACACCCGGTGCACCGATCCTCGTGATCTGA
- a CDS encoding PBP1A family penicillin-binding protein — protein sequence MDFRISADDRVGNQPAKGNSKPKAQPRAKAGQRVEPSLGGAGATMGNSMGFSVADERPTPKTRSGGGGGKPPKPPRRGKTEKPKKRRSRSGGFLLGLLWWGFVACLWGGIAVIGVIVYYGAQLPSSNTWAIPDRPPNIRILAADGSLISNRGATGGEAVTFRELPYYVPAAIIASEDRRFMSHFGVDPIGLVSVAIESVQARDITRGASTITQQVAKNLFLTPDQTLGRKVQEAILAVWLEQNYTKEEILELYMNRVYFGAGATGIEAAAQTYFGVSARNLSLGQAAMLAGILPAPSAYNPKSNPERAIERQRLSLNAMARDGFITQEEADAARIDPDQTVRTRVAGSESYVADWVESLMTAYIGEIKSDVVVQTTIDYKMQKDAEFIVKEKVAEEGPNRGFSQGALVAMDVDGTVRAMVGGVDYQASQYNRAVTAKRQPGSTFKPFVYMAAMEKGYTPDTLAEDAQFEYNGWSPRNASGKYAGTVTLRQGLAYSLNTIAARLAIDVTPEAVIDVATRMGISSALTAVPSIALGTQEVNLLELTSAYAPFANGGMGVIPNVITSIQAKDGTVLYQSSDAGPGRVVEPKVLAEMNDMLETAVEVGTGKGANLGGWEFGGKTGTSQNARDALFVGYTSAMVTGVWLGNDNDTKTTLSGGNVPAAIWSEFMVKAHQGKQVAAIPGGSYAGQLVANQVVDPATGQLVTQYLDADSGQPVQTTTDPATGQLMRLDPATGQYAPANAVNAYPAIDTGQPQVDPATGMPINNSQPQFDATTGQQIDPNTGMPVNNGNMGGGGYLVDANGNQIDPATGQVVGQVVGGNQVVQPQGQAIDPVTGYPLQQNNGVGQAPLDPATGLPMTLVTDPATGQQVWVPSAPAQQNQQYLQPQQIQPQGIVPPANLGQPVPIENERSQRTLMDLIFGDQQN from the coding sequence ATGGATTTTCGCATTTCCGCCGATGATCGCGTAGGCAATCAGCCAGCAAAGGGCAATTCCAAGCCCAAGGCACAGCCGCGTGCAAAGGCCGGACAGCGCGTTGAGCCCTCGCTCGGGGGCGCTGGCGCCACCATGGGCAATTCCATGGGCTTCTCGGTTGCCGACGAACGTCCAACGCCAAAGACCAGAAGTGGCGGTGGTGGTGGCAAGCCGCCGAAGCCGCCCCGCCGTGGCAAGACCGAAAAGCCGAAAAAGCGTCGCTCGCGTAGCGGCGGCTTTCTCTTGGGCCTGCTCTGGTGGGGCTTTGTTGCCTGCCTCTGGGGCGGCATCGCCGTTATCGGCGTCATCGTCTATTACGGCGCCCAGCTGCCCTCGTCCAACACCTGGGCCATTCCCGATCGTCCGCCCAATATCCGCATCCTAGCGGCTGACGGCAGCCTGATCTCCAATCGCGGCGCCACCGGCGGCGAAGCGGTCACCTTCCGCGAATTGCCCTACTACGTGCCCGCCGCCATCATCGCTTCGGAAGACCGCCGCTTCATGAGCCATTTCGGCGTCGATCCGATCGGCCTTGTCTCGGTGGCCATCGAATCCGTCCAGGCGCGCGACATCACGCGCGGCGCGTCGACCATCACCCAGCAGGTGGCAAAGAACCTCTTCCTCACGCCCGACCAGACCCTGGGCCGCAAGGTGCAGGAAGCCATTCTCGCGGTCTGGCTGGAACAGAACTACACCAAGGAAGAAATCCTCGAACTCTACATGAACCGCGTCTATTTCGGCGCCGGTGCAACGGGTATCGAGGCGGCCGCCCAGACCTATTTCGGCGTCTCGGCGCGCAATCTTTCGCTTGGCCAGGCGGCCATGCTCGCCGGCATCCTGCCTGCGCCCTCTGCTTACAATCCCAAGAGCAATCCCGAGCGGGCCATCGAGCGCCAGCGTCTTTCGCTCAATGCCATGGCGCGCGACGGTTTCATCACCCAGGAAGAGGCCGATGCCGCCCGCATCGACCCCGACCAGACGGTCCGCACCCGCGTCGCCGGGTCGGAATCCTATGTGGCCGACTGGGTCGAGTCGCTGATGACCGCTTATATTGGCGAGATCAAATCCGACGTCGTGGTCCAGACTACCATCGACTACAAGATGCAAAAGGACGCCGAATTCATCGTCAAGGAGAAGGTGGCCGAGGAAGGCCCCAATCGCGGCTTCAGCCAGGGCGCCCTTGTCGCCATGGATGTCGATGGCACTGTCCGCGCCATGGTGGGTGGCGTCGACTACCAGGCCAGCCAGTATAACCGCGCCGTCACGGCCAAGCGCCAGCCCGGCTCCACCTTCAAGCCCTTCGTCTATATGGCCGCCATGGAAAAGGGCTATACGCCCGACACTCTGGCCGAGGATGCCCAGTTCGAATACAACGGCTGGAGCCCGCGCAATGCTTCGGGCAAATATGCCGGCACGGTGACCTTGCGTCAGGGCCTCGCCTATTCGCTCAATACCATTGCCGCGCGTCTCGCCATCGACGTCACCCCCGAAGCGGTGATCGATGTGGCCACGCGCATGGGCATTTCCTCAGCCCTGACCGCCGTGCCCTCGATCGCGCTCGGCACCCAGGAAGTGAACCTGCTCGAGCTGACCTCGGCTTACGCCCCCTTCGCCAATGGCGGCATGGGCGTCATCCCCAATGTCATCACCTCCATCCAGGCCAAGGACGGCACCGTCCTCTACCAGTCTTCCGATGCCGGCCCCGGCCGTGTGGTCGAGCCCAAGGTTCTGGCTGAAATGAACGACATGCTCGAAACCGCCGTGGAAGTGGGCACGGGCAAGGGCGCCAACCTGGGCGGCTGGGAATTTGGCGGCAAGACCGGCACCTCCCAGAACGCCCGCGACGCGCTGTTCGTCGGCTATACCTCGGCCATGGTCACCGGCGTCTGGCTGGGCAATGACAATGACACCAAGACCACCCTGTCGGGCGGCAACGTCCCGGCCGCCATCTGGTCCGAATTCATGGTCAAGGCGCATCAGGGCAAGCAGGTTGCTGCCATTCCGGGCGGCTCCTATGCCGGCCAGCTGGTGGCCAATCAGGTCGTCGATCCGGCCACCGGCCAGCTTGTGACGCAATATCTCGATGCCGACAGTGGCCAGCCGGTCCAGACCACCACCGACCCGGCCACGGGCCAGTTGATGCGTCTCGATCCCGCCACTGGCCAGTACGCGCCGGCCAATGCGGTCAATGCCTATCCGGCCATCGACACGGGCCAGCCCCAGGTCGACCCGGCCACGGGCATGCCCATCAACAATAGCCAGCCGCAGTTTGACGCCACCACCGGCCAGCAGATCGACCCCAATACGGGGATGCCGGTCAATAACGGCAATATGGGTGGCGGCGGCTATCTGGTCGACGCCAATGGCAACCAGATCGATCCGGCCACCGGCCAGGTTGTCGGTCAGGTCGTAGGCGGCAACCAGGTGGTTCAGCCGCAGGGCCAGGCCATCGACCCGGTCACCGGCTATCCGCTGCAGCAGAACAATGGTGTCGGCCAGGCCCCGCTCGATCCGGCCACCGGCCTGCCGATGACCCTGGTCACCGACCCGGCCACGGGCCAGCAGGTCTGGGTGCCAAGTGCTCCGGCTCAGCAGAACCAGCAATATTTGCAGCCCCAGCAGATCCAGCCGCAGGGCATCGTTCCTCCGGCCAATCTTGGCCAGCCGGTCCCGATCGAAAACGAGCGCAGCCAGCGCACGCTGATGGACCTGATCTTCGGGGATCAACAGAACTAG
- a CDS encoding YnfA family protein has protein sequence MSVFASTALIYTSAALAEIAGCFAFWAWLRQGQSVLWLVPGVASLVAFAWLLTLAPADHAGRAFAAYGGVYIVASTLWGWLAEGRMPDRWDVIGGAMALGAAGIILFAPRDA, from the coding sequence ATGTCTGTCTTCGCCAGCACAGCCCTGATCTATACCTCCGCCGCGCTGGCCGAAATTGCCGGATGCTTTGCGTTCTGGGCGTGGCTGCGGCAGGGGCAGTCCGTGCTCTGGCTGGTGCCGGGCGTCGCGTCGCTGGTGGCCTTTGCCTGGCTGTTGACCCTGGCGCCGGCCGATCATGCCGGGCGGGCGTTTGCGGCCTATGGCGGTGTCTATATCGTGGCGTCGACCCTCTGGGGCTGGCTGGCCGAAGGACGCATGCCGGATCGCTGGGATGTGATCGGCGGGGCCATGGCGTTGGGTGCTGCCGGGATCATCCTGTTTGCCCCGCGCGACGCGTGA
- a CDS encoding LLM class flavin-dependent oxidoreductase: MKKIGFLSFGHWSPSPQSGTRSAGDALLQSIDLAVAAEELGADGAYFRVHHFARQLASPFPLLAAAGAKTKKIELGTAVIDMRYENPLYMAEDAGAADLIAGGRLQLGISRGSPEQVIDGYRYFGYAPAEGKTDADMAREQTEVFLEVLKGNGFAEPNPRPMFPNPPGKLRLEPHAPGLRNRIWWGAASDATAVWAAKLGMHLQSSTLKFDESGEPLHVQQAKQLRLFKDAWKEAGHEGEPRTSVSRSIFALVNDQDRMYFGTGRSEEDQFGYIEPEKRAVFGRGYTGEPDKLIEELKKDEAIAEADTLLLTVPNQLGVEYNAHVIESILKHVAPALGWR, from the coding sequence ATGAAAAAGATCGGCTTTCTCTCCTTCGGCCATTGGAGCCCTTCGCCCCAGTCGGGCACGCGCTCGGCCGGCGATGCCCTGCTGCAGTCGATCGACCTGGCCGTCGCGGCCGAGGAACTGGGTGCCGACGGCGCCTATTTCCGCGTCCATCACTTCGCCCGCCAGCTCGCCTCGCCCTTTCCGCTGCTCGCCGCAGCTGGTGCGAAAACCAAAAAGATCGAGCTGGGCACGGCTGTCATCGACATGCGTTACGAAAACCCGCTCTACATGGCCGAGGATGCCGGTGCGGCCGATCTCATCGCCGGAGGGCGCCTGCAGCTGGGCATTTCCCGCGGCTCGCCCGAACAGGTGATCGATGGCTACCGCTATTTCGGCTATGCCCCGGCCGAGGGCAAGACCGACGCCGACATGGCCCGCGAGCAGACCGAGGTCTTCCTCGAAGTGCTCAAGGGCAATGGCTTTGCCGAGCCCAATCCGCGTCCCATGTTCCCCAACCCGCCGGGCAAGCTGCGTCTCGAGCCTCATGCGCCGGGCCTGCGCAACCGCATCTGGTGGGGTGCCGCCAGCGATGCCACCGCCGTCTGGGCCGCCAAGCTTGGCATGCACCTGCAGTCCTCGACGCTCAAGTTCGACGAGTCGGGTGAGCCGCTGCATGTCCAGCAGGCCAAGCAGTTGCGCCTGTTTAAGGACGCCTGGAAAGAAGCCGGCCACGAAGGCGAACCACGGACCTCGGTCAGCCGTTCGATCTTCGCCTTGGTCAATGATCAGGACCGCATGTATTTCGGCACCGGCCGTTCCGAGGAAGATCAGTTCGGCTATATCGAGCCGGAAAAGCGCGCCGTGTTCGGCCGTGGCTATACCGGCGAACCCGACAAGCTGATCGAGGAGCTGAAAAAGGACGAGGCTATTGCCGAAGCCGATACGCTGCTGCTCACCGTGCCCAACCAGCTTGGCGTCGAATACAACGCCCATGTCATCGAGAGCATTCTCAAGCACGTTGCCCCGGCGCTCGGCTGGCGCTGA